In Streptosporangiales bacterium, the genomic stretch AGAGGACGGCGGTGAGCACCGTGCCCAGCGCCGATCGCCACGTCTTCATCGCGAGTCTCCCCATCGTCGTAGCGGCGGATCGCCGCGGCTGCGCACGACCCCAACCCTCTCGCAGCCTGCGATACCCAACTGCACGCGGTGGTTCGGTTCGCGTGACGAAGACTCTTTACCATGCCTGCGCGTGTCGACGGCCGCACCCCCTGCTCACTCTCAGGTGACTCTGCAAAGATGGGGGGCATGACGCCTGATCAGCCGCCGCTTGACGATTTCTTCTCGAACCAGGCCTTCGACGTGGTGATGCGTGGTTACGCACGCAACCAGGTCGACGACTACGTCGCGCAGATCGAGGCGTCCACGAGGCAGCTGCGCGAGCACAACACCGAGTTGCAGCATGCCCTCGAGTCGACCGAGAAGCGCGCCACCGAGCAGACGAGTCCGAGCTACGCCGGACTCGGCGGCCGGGTCGAGCAGCTGCTGCGGTTGGCCGAGGAGGAGTCCACCGACCTCGTCCGGCGGGCGCGCGAGGAGGCCGAGCAGCTGCGCGAGCAGATCGTCGGCAAGGCCCAGCGCGACGCCGAGTCGAGCGCGGAGCGGCAGCGCAAGCAGGAGGCCGAGCTCGCGGCCGAGGTCAAGCGGCGGCGCGAGGAGCTCGACAAGGAGGTCCAGGAGCGCCGCAAGACGTCGGTCGACGACGCGGAGAAGCGCAAGCGCACCTCCGTCGACGAGGCCGAGGCACGCAAGCGTTCGTCCGTCGAGGAGGCGGAGAAGCGCGACCGCGAGTCGATCCAGGGCGCCGAGCAGCGCAAGAGGTCGGCAGCCGAGGAGGCCGACAAGCGGGTCACCGAGGCGAAGCAGAAGGCCGAGCAGCTCGTCCGGCTGGCGCAGGAGGACGCCGACCGCGTCCGCTCCGACGCCGAGACCCACGCCGCACGCACCCGCGAGCAGACCGAGCGTGACCTCGCCGATCTCGAGCGCAAGAAGACCGCGGTCAACAGCCAGATGGAGCAGCTGCGCAGCCTCCTCGGCGTGGCCGCCCCGCTCGACTTCTCCGCGACGACCGGTCAGAAGGGTCCCGGCGGCGGGTCGCAGGGCGACAAGCCCGCGGGCGGCGGCCAGTCGCAGGGCGGCCAGTCGCAGGGTGGCCAGTCGCAGGGTGGTCGGTCGCAAGGAGCCCAGGCACAGGGGGCACAGGCGCACGGCGGACAGTCCCAGCAGGGGAGCCAGTCGCCGAGCGGCCAGTCGCACGGCAGCCAGGCGCAGGGCGGCGGAGACCGGGGTCCGTCCGGTGGCGCCGAGGCCCGGTGGCGGGAGCGGCCCGAGCACCACCCCGGCTCGCACCAGAACCGACCCGTCCACCAGGGTTCGCCCGGTGCGCCCGGACAGCACCACTGAGTCGTGAGCACGCCGACCAACGGGGAGTCGGACGACGCCGGTAGCGGCGACCGACCGAGACCGACGACGCCCGACGACCAGACCACTGACGAGCCGACCGCCGGCTCCGACGCTCCCACGCCTGCGCGCGAGCCGTCGGCCGGCGCCGCCGAGACCGCGGCCGCGGTCGCGTCGGCACGGCCCGGGGAGCGCGAGCGGAGCGATCCCCCCGCCGAGAACGAGCCCGCCGCCAGCGCGGGCTCGCGGTTCCCGTTCGGCCGCCCGGGTCGGCCGTTCGGTCAGTCGCCGTTCCTCTTCGGGCTGACCGGCGCGCTCGGCGTCGCCGTGGCCTGGGGACTCGTCCAGGCGGTCATCAGCGTCCGCCAGGTCCTGATCCTGCTGCTCGTGGCGCTCTTCCTCGCGGTCGGCCTCAACCCCGCCGTCGAGTTCCTCCGCCGCCGCAAGATCCCCCGGGTCTGGTGCGTCACCATCGTGTTCGTCGGCGTGCTGATCTTCGTCGCCGGCTTCTTCTCCGCGATCGTCCCCCCGCTGGTGCAGCAGTCCCAGGACCTGTGGGAGAACCGCAACGACTACATCGCCGCCCTGCAGAACAACCCGACGATCAACCGGTGGGACGACCGCTACCAGCTGATCGAACGCGCCCAGGACTACCTGGACCAGCAGGGACAGGGCCTCGGCGAGCGCCTCGCGAGCGGGATCATCGGCGCCGGCAAGGCGATCGCGAGCGGCGTGTTCAACACGTTCAGCGTGCTGATCCTCACGCTGTACTTCCTCGCCTCGCTGCCCAAGATCAAGAAGACCCTCTACCACCTGGCCCCGCGCACCAGGCGCGAGCGCGTCGAGCTGCTGGGCAACGAGATCATCGGCCGGGTCGGCGGCTACGTCTCGGGCGCCGCCACCATCGGTCTCATCGCGGGCGTCACGAGTTACATCTGGCTGCTCGCCTGGCAGGTGCCGTACGCCCTGCCGCTCGCGCTGTGTGTGCTGCTCCTCGACCTGATCCCGATGATCGGCGCCACCATCGGCGCGGTCATCGTCACTCTCGTCGCGTTCACCAGTGGCGTCCCCACCGGCATCGCCACCGCGATCTTCTACGTGGGGTACCAGCAGCTCGAGAACTACCTCATCTACCCGCGGGTGATGAAGCGCGCCGTCGAGCTGCCCGCGGCGATGACCGTGATCGCGGTCCTCATCGGCGGCAGCCTGCTCGGCGTGCTCGGCGCCCTGCTCGCGATCCCGAGCGCGGCGGCACTGCTCCTGCTGTTCCGCGAGGTCGTGATCCCCCGCCTCGAACGCGCCTAGGGTGCTGCGGGCCACTCGGTCGGGAGCGGGAATGCGGCCGGGTTGACGCGTCGGACGATCTCGTCGAGCGCGCGGCGTACGTACGACTCGCCCACCCAGAGGTGCTTGCCGCCCTCGATCGCGACGACCTCGGCCCGCGGCACCCTGGCGAAGCGCCGCCGTGCCTCGTCGGGCCGCAGGTAGTCGTCGAACTCGGGGACGAGCGCGACGAGCGGCCTGCCCGAGCGTGCCCACCGGTCGAGCTCGTCGTCACCGGCACGCTTGAGCGGCGGGGACAGCAGGATCGCGCCCTCGACGAGCGGGTCGTTCGCCCACTTCAGCGCCAGCTCGGTACCGAACGACCAGCCGACCACCCAGACGTGCGGCAGGTCGTGGAACTCGGTGTACTCCAGGGCCGCGGCGACGTCGTACCGCTCGGCGTCCCCACCGTCGAACTCACCGCCACTCGTGCCCTGCTCGCTCGACGTGCCTCGCGTGTTGAACCTCAGCACCGCGAGGTCGGCCATCGCGGGCAGCCGGGCGGCGGCCTTGCGGTAGACGTGGCTGTCCATCATGCCGCCGTGGGTGGGCAGCGGATGGAGGGTGACGAGCGTCGCGACCGGCGCCGCCTGCTCGGGGACGGCGAGCTCACCGACCAGCTCGAGCCCGTCCGCGGTGTGCAGGGTGAGCGGCGTGCGCCGGGCCGGCAGCTCGGTGTCGTATCGGATCTCCGCCACACCCCGACCCTAGTGCGGCGGACGTGAGCGACGTCCCATGGGCCGGGCGGTAGTCGTCGGCACAGTAGGCTGACCGCATGGCACGTTACGAGTACCACTGCCGCACCTGCGGCGACGAGTTCGAG encodes the following:
- a CDS encoding alpha/beta hydrolase, translated to MAEIRYDTELPARRTPLTLHTADGLELVGELAVPEQAAPVATLVTLHPLPTHGGMMDSHVYRKAAARLPAMADLAVLRFNTRGTSSEQGTSGGEFDGGDAERYDVAAALEYTEFHDLPHVWVVGWSFGTELALKWANDPLVEGAILLSPPLKRAGDDELDRWARSGRPLVALVPEFDDYLRPDEARRRFARVPRAEVVAIEGGKHLWVGESYVRRALDEIVRRVNPAAFPLPTEWPAAP
- a CDS encoding DivIVA domain-containing protein — translated: MPARVDGRTPCSLSGDSAKMGGMTPDQPPLDDFFSNQAFDVVMRGYARNQVDDYVAQIEASTRQLREHNTELQHALESTEKRATEQTSPSYAGLGGRVEQLLRLAEEESTDLVRRAREEAEQLREQIVGKAQRDAESSAERQRKQEAELAAEVKRRREELDKEVQERRKTSVDDAEKRKRTSVDEAEARKRSSVEEAEKRDRESIQGAEQRKRSAAEEADKRVTEAKQKAEQLVRLAQEDADRVRSDAETHAARTREQTERDLADLERKKTAVNSQMEQLRSLLGVAAPLDFSATTGQKGPGGGSQGDKPAGGGQSQGGQSQGGQSQGGRSQGAQAQGAQAHGGQSQQGSQSPSGQSHGSQAQGGGDRGPSGGAEARWRERPEHHPGSHQNRPVHQGSPGAPGQHH
- a CDS encoding AI-2E family transporter, whose product is MSTPTNGESDDAGSGDRPRPTTPDDQTTDEPTAGSDAPTPAREPSAGAAETAAAVASARPGERERSDPPAENEPAASAGSRFPFGRPGRPFGQSPFLFGLTGALGVAVAWGLVQAVISVRQVLILLLVALFLAVGLNPAVEFLRRRKIPRVWCVTIVFVGVLIFVAGFFSAIVPPLVQQSQDLWENRNDYIAALQNNPTINRWDDRYQLIERAQDYLDQQGQGLGERLASGIIGAGKAIASGVFNTFSVLILTLYFLASLPKIKKTLYHLAPRTRRERVELLGNEIIGRVGGYVSGAATIGLIAGVTSYIWLLAWQVPYALPLALCVLLLDLIPMIGATIGAVIVTLVAFTSGVPTGIATAIFYVGYQQLENYLIYPRVMKRAVELPAAMTVIAVLIGGSLLGVLGALLAIPSAAALLLLFREVVIPRLERA